Sequence from the Drosophila innubila isolate TH190305 chromosome 3L unlocalized genomic scaffold, UK_Dinn_1.0 0_D_3L, whole genome shotgun sequence genome:
TTTTCGcaaatctattaaaataaatacttaaaaaactaattatgCAAAACGCTTTTCTACCCACAACGTCGCCACCTGTCCCAAATGTTGCCACCCGACCAAAAGGCTGCCATCCTGTTTAATTCCCCGATCTGGCAATGTGCATCAATTAGTTCAAATGTCAAAACTCGTAGCTTAGCTTTTTATAGCTAGCTGGCAACACTGCGCCGCATACACAAAACTGtaaacaaaagtaatttttttttagaaaacaaaagtGAATGAAATGACAACCGAACATTTGAGTGTTGCCGCTTCTTTGGATAAATATGGAGAGGAAGACTTATTTAGCATGCTTGTACGGTATGGGCTCTTCGTGGGCGCGATATTTCAGTTTATCTGCATATCAGCGGCAGTTTTAATGAGCGGCAACGAGTCCCACGATAACAGCGATGACGAGGGGAGACTCATCGATGAGCCTGTTCCGACCAATGCTCGACGTTTGCACAAAATACGCAAGCTGGAGAAGAAAAAGCGACGCTAGCTGGGATTTAATCATATCTGAatgtatttacaaattattttccaaGTATTTTTAAGTGTGTGTACTCGTccttataataaaactaatttatttggTATTATATATACGAGCTCCTTGTTTGGTAACAACAGCGCTGAGTTCACCTTGAAATCAAAGTAAAGCTCTAGACTGGAGCCAACAGTGATCTTGGGTGCCATGCTGGGAGCTACTATGACGTTGAAAATGGGTTCATTGGAGTCTACGGACTGTACGCGAGCCATGTGGGCGCCAAAGGATTCACATATACTCAGCACAAGTACTCGATGTCCTTGGCTAATGCCCAAACGTTGATTATGGTTAAGACTACGTCGATCCATGCGCTCCTTCTGCATCAGTCGCTTGTACTCCTGCAAATAACCTCCTTTAACGCATCGTTGTTTCCTTCGAAGTAAGGCATTCATCTTGGCACTGTTTGGCATCTGCTGCTTGTCGACCAATGTCCTCAAGTTGGCCTCAATGGATGTGGCAGACAGTGAGCATTCAATGAACGTATCCTCCAATGCCTCCTGCAGCACGCCTCGACGATCCCGCCTAAGCGTTGAAAGCGTTTCCCTTAAACTGCTCCAAGCTGTACGGCATGTTGATGTCGGAGTTCCGGCAATGGACTTGTCCAGTTTAGAAGCACCCACTCTAGTGCTCAATGGAGTTGGCGACGGCGTTGGTGAAATTCTCTTGCCGCTTAAGGTTACTGATAATGGTTGGAATTTACTTGTGGGTGTTGCTATCAACGCTTTGGAGTTGTCTCTGTATCTGCTAGTGTTTAGAATACACCTGCTGTTCTCCTGGTCTTGGCTGTTGATCTCATCGCTGCTCGTGTCCGAAATGTCAGCATTATCCAGAGTTTCCACACGTTGAATGCGTACATATTTCTGCATATTTGCAGGACGCCTTTTGACAAGAACTCTGCTCATTTCAACAATATCTGCAGCGTCATCATCACTGCTGCTGTTATCTCCTATAACTACTTGATCTCTTGATTTTCGAAATCGCTTATACATCTTCaagtataaaacaattgaTACTgcctttacatttttttttattgatttactgGCGCCGAAATTTGAAGACAGCTGATCGGCACCAGGGCTGGACACTATTAAGATGCCACGCCAGTCTGTTTGCTTGATACCCTGTACATTtagtataaaatgtatttcgataattaatatataaacacacGAGTTCATAGTTTactttgttaattattttggttagtaaaaatatctaaaatttcTAACCAGGgactgaaaataatgattattttaattattttttgttaacagAAGAAATTATTGATATAAAGTAACTTTGAAAGAATGTCAAATACACCAATATTCTTTCGAActccatttttattattgatcagAAATAGTCATTATAATCATTAACTAAACTAGCAATAATTTGTTTGTGCAGCCCTGTAAGTTTCACATGACTCAGGAGCTTAAGCATTTTGAAACAGTTTCCGTTTCTCCCCACCCCCCAATTTCCAATCAGAATGACACATGATGGAATTTTGTTTGGCTGTTATCTTTAATTTTgggaataatataaattataataatcagatattttattatgctgctcgtaatgttgttgtttttacttcccttttctttttgttttttaactaTGTACGTATGGATGTTTGTGTGGGTGGAGTGTGTTTGTTGAATGCTTTCTCTTCTCAATtataactatatatgtatataattattatgcagTATTTTGAATGAACATTTTGTGTGCAATTACAATTGTTttcatacatataatatatatttaataataataatttaccgTAATTGTTAATTTCGGCGcacatttgaaatgtttaatgTCTAAATTGTAAGTCAAAACTCATATTATCTTCATTGTCCTGGGGATTTTCGTTTCAAAAACGCTAAATTTCATTACAACAACTATTTAAATAGGCAAaagaagaaattaatttaaacaaaaaaaccttTTACGAAAAGTAGTAGTAACAGGAAGGtgtacgtacatacatacataggtcTATATGTCTCTGTCTATAAGCGAACGAGGATCTCGATCTggaaccacaacaacaacaacaacaagtcgaactcttgaacatttttaaaagcgAACTAGACGAAGCTGCATCGAAATTGggaaataagtaaataaaggtgtgtgtatgtgtgtgtgtgtgagtgagttttgatattttgttttcgttttcattttgtttagttaTTATAATATAGTTAAATTCGCAAAATATTCTGCGTCTGCAATTATTCCTTTACGCTATTCCATACAtacattataataaatgtgTACTCATAATAtgtgtacttgttgttgttactactTATGTATTTTGCATTATCGTTATTTATCGttatcattttgttgtttgctttgtctaaattattgtttagttACTCACAAGTGCCTGtcctcgtcgtcgtcatcgtcttcATTGTCAtcgtctgttgttgttattaaatacGTGTATTATTATGTCCTGCAATTGTTTAACCCACTCCCTGCCAACACatattattgtattgtatCCATTGTCCTTTGTCCATTTTCCTGCTTTCGTCTTCGTTTTCGCTATCGTCATCCATCCATACAGCCAAGATCGTCTTCGTTTCGTTCCTGTTCTCGTTATCGCCCTCGACATTGCCAGCACTGTCGCCGACGTTgacgccgctgccgctgcccaCTAAGCCTCGGGCAGCGGTTTCAGCTCCCTTATCTGCTTGATCAGATAGGCCTTCTCATCGTTGAACTGCTCATCCTCGGATCGATCCGTATGGAAACTGGTGAGAAAGTCGACGAGTTTCGTTTGGTTGCGCAGCAGGATGTCTAGGATCGGTTTCGGTTTGTTCGGATTCGCTACAAACACTTTGAAGACATGAAACGCCTCGAATTGTATGTTGCGTGATCGCTCCTTCAGCATGTTCATCATCAGCTTTAGGTTCTCCGGCTCTGATATATATCGTGTCATTACGGTAAAGTTGTGCCTGTCCAGCAGCAGTTCCCCGAGCAGCTTCAGACTCTGACGTCGTGTCACATAGTTCTCCGAGTTCAACAGTCGCTGGTAATGCTGCGAGAAGAACTTGTCATAGTTGGCGTCCAGGAATTCGGCACATAACAGCTTATGGCGTGTCAGCAGCTCCTTAAAGGTGGAGAAGGCATCCGAGGCGATGTCAAAGGTGGACACTTCCACGTAACGGAAGAACTTGAAGAACTCATCCGAATGCAGCATGATCTTGGCCAGCGCCTCATATCGTGCACACTCGCGCAGCATTGTCCCCGAGTTGAGTGCGATCTCCGGATGTGCATCCTCGTAGCCGGCCATCAGTGTAAACAGAATTTCCGGTTTCGTGCATATGTATTCCACTGTGGGCGATCGTGTGCCAATCTGTCGTCGCAGCACATTGTTAAATATGAGCGCCACATGCTTCTTACCCTCAAAGTCGATGCGATGCAGATTCTgtatcagcagcagcagcagattgCTGTTATACAGCTCCTGCGACAGCTGGGCAACCACATAATCCGCTGGTGGTTCCGCATCGCTGCTACCATACAGCATGTTCTTGATTGACACCAGATTTTTGCTGACATCCTCCTGGGCCTTCTCCACCTTCCGGTCGCCCGCCTCCAGTGCGTTTATCGCCTCCTTTAGCGACTTTACCAATTCGACTGGCGTCTTCTGTGATTTACCAAACAGTGGCATTGTAAAATGAatgctgcttctgcttttggCTGCTgactttgctgttgctgatgttgttgtgtaTTGCAATTGGCTTTGTTTCTTTCTCGTTCTCTTGCTCGATTACTGTTGCTTCGTTTGCTCAATTTACTTGTTTGCAGACACAAAACAATGCTTGGCTATATATCAcagtataaataatattctattattatatattatttcgtcttttttcctctttctcttcttcttattttctttatgaaaaaaaagaacgaatGCCAAACAGATATGTTATTTAACATAACAGCAAAATAACATTACCATTTGATCAACTGTTATTAACAGCGAGTGATTTCTCGTGAAACTGCCACACATCGGTACTTGaataaagcaacaaatttaaaaaatataaattattattcatgcaaaaatgtgtaaaactTTGAGTGTAAATTGAACTAGACTGGTTATATGAAATtcgaatttgaattaaaaagcAGGCAAACGTCTTTCGTTAGCGGCGTGCAATCGCAAGGGATGGAAGCCAATACATATCGCCCGACCGCCACAATCGGCTCGACTAAAGGGAACTGACAGGGAGGCGcgtagttaaaatttaaaactcttAATATGAAACTGCTTacttgtttaataaaattataaaatatcaatataaaaaaaaccaacccTTTCATTTGCCTCTTCAAAATCTTATAAAACTGCAGtcgttttgttttaatatcattttatttctcCTTGAAGTATTTTTGATCcggtttttcttttaaataatatatgctCTAAGCGCATTCAAACGCACAgatattatagaaattacagaaatatatatatgtatatttatatatcttttgaATGCACAAtgtcttttgtttgttatttggggtagataattttgataaaggtGAAGTATATTAATGGTTATGCACATTCATAtctatatgtaagtatgtcaGCTTggtttacatatgtatgaccCACCCCAATGTTGATCCGTTTTGCTttccacatttttatttttgcatatatgaaatgaatatttatttggtttttgtttttcgtgtgagtgtgtatgtgtttttgtttacgTATAAAAGTAGTTTTAAAATCCATAAAATATCagataataattacaatttgttgTGTATAATAAGTATGTCTAAAAAGCGTTTGCCaccaattttatttcttttgcattatcaacataaaactaaaaaataagtcCGATTAGTCTTTGCAACtaacacatatacatatatatcttttcGAGTAGtcgttaataataatatctttgGGCTTTGCTactgtttataatttatgccaAGTAGTACACATAGatcatatatttgtttgttttaatgtaTTGTAGGTATTACGAGTACTAAAACACGAAGAAAAGTCTAAACGTTGTAGATTGAGTTTTCGATTTGCATTTAACGGGCatcatattataattaacGCACGtataaatcatatatatatatatatatatattatatatgtagatatactaaaaacacttttaccgactagtatatatgtatgtaaataaatgtatgtttgtatatatataaatatatttgcattgtgtgtgagtgcaagtatatgtatatgtatgtataattacTACTTTATTGAGATATtctatgaatatatattttattcatcatgcactctctgtctctctatcttCCTCGTATTGCCTTTCTTTCTCGTCGTcagtatgtatatgtatatgtatgtctttcaatgtatgtatgtacgtttgTTTATAAAACGAAGCTCTACCTTAATCTGCAAAATATatgtttcttaatttaaaaagtaaatagatGGGAGAAAGGTATTCAAAATGAAGAGAAACGCGAGAAATGCCTATAtagaaaatgtttgtttttttttttgctttgcaaCTCAGTTAGAAGCCTTGTGTTCCGCCCCAATCTCTCAATCGAATTTAAGCGGATGCATCAGATATATATGActagatgtatgtatgtatgtataatcgCTACGGCTACTAAAGATAGATACTACTCATGATGGTATTACTTtacgatatttatatatatatatgcatatatatatatatttatatagttcatagttaataattaaatatagttgtaggttgttgttgttctttctgTTCTTCGCTTCTTCGCTGGGCTTGAAGTTATACGTTCTAATTCCGTCGTTGCGTATCTTTGTCGtcatctgtatttgtatctgtatctatatctctatctgtatctgtatctgtatctgtatctgttcgTTCGTTGTGTTTGCGCCAGTGAGGGGCGTGGGGGATGGTGGGAGCgatgctgttcttgttgttattatcaCTGTGGTTGCCTTCGCTTGATAAAATTGCCCTCGGCGTCCAGCCAAATGCCAGCGCCATTGTTGTCCGGTTCACCGCTCCTCTGCTGATCCATCCCCGTTCTTATCATTTACCTATGCAACGCATTCGAAATCTGCTTGAGCGACTGACCAACCTCACCCACCAATCGCTCATTGTCCTGGACATTTTTGCTGCCAGCGGTGCGTAGATTCTGCGATTGTGTCTCCACTCTCGTGACCAGCTCACGAAAATGGAATTTCGAGTGCGGCGGCATCGATTCATTCTCCGCAAAAACCACACATGAATTTTGCAATATGTTCAACTTGTCGCTCAGTTGCAACCATTGAGATGCAGATATGGCATTCACCGGATGCTTTAGGGAACCCTCCAGCAGTGTCACCAGCTCCAGTATGCTCTCCCTGGAGATTTGCGTGGAATTGATGTTGTCGCCGCCCACACCAACACCAGCTATTTTGGCAATGGGCGTAGCATAGATGGTCAACTTGGTTGGCTTATGGGGCACGGCAGGCTTATTCTGGCTGTTGCTCGTCACGATGCTGGAGGTGCTCAGCTTGCTGTTGGAATTGCTCTGATTCTGTTGATGAGTCGAGTTGTGGAATTGCTGCTGCTCGTTGCCATACAACGATTGCGTCATTATCTCCGTCTGTGCTCCCTCGGATATTggatgttgttgctcctcgttgctgttgctggtggtgGGGCTGCTGCTGATCTCGGCATCTGTGAAGAGTTGCGTTGAAAGAGATGTttttattgcagttgttgctagtttagatgttgctgctgctactagtttttgttgttgttgctgctgttgttgctgctttggttgctgttgttgttgctgtggttgctgtggTTTGGGTTGTGCTGACGGACATGATGTGCTCAGTGTGGTGCTAATGGggggcggtggtggtggtgccgCTGGTGGCGGTTTATTACCAAACAGCTTGGTCGTGGCCATTGGCAGTGACGCCTTCAGTCCATACTTGGGCGACAACTgcgatgcaacaacaacatttgcacCATTTGCACCATTGCTGCTGGCCACTGACGCTTGTGGGATTGTGGTGCTGGCATAATCTGTCACCCCAGCAGGCGGTTGCTCCCAAAGTTTCTTTAAGCTATTAATACTACCTGTGCTGCGTCGCTTGCCCGCTGCATCTGTGCCCATCTCCATGGTGTTGGTGGTCGTGGTGGATTCCGCATCAGCATTCGAGTTGCTAACATCGATTTTGATTTCAGTCTTTTGatttgcggctgctgctgctgttgcgctGCTAAacttgttgcaattgttggcatttggatttggattgCTCTGGgattgcggctgctgctgttgttgttgctgttgttgttgctgctgtggagCTTGCTGCTCCTTGTCCACTTTGCGCAGATGCGCCTTAAAGTCAATTATATTTGAGGGCTGCTCGGCCTTTGGCATTGGCGCATTCAGTTTCTTTGGCTCCACCTTCTTCAGCTGTGccttgaagttgttgttgctggtattGGTGTTGGAGTTGCTGTTAatattgctgttgccattggtCAGCTTTGTAGCCAGCTGTTTGGGCAGATTCATGCTCTCCGCCAGCTCCGTCACCAGCTGCGACACTGGATCCACAACGGCAGGCGGAGCAGCACCTGCTGGTGCACTTCCATTGGCATAGCCGGAATTGGACGACTCGGTTTGCTTGCTGGCGGACTTGATCTCGGTGATGAGCTTCTCCTTGAGATTGAGACTCTTCTCGGGCAGCGGCGCTGGTGCTGCTTCCGGTGGCGTGCCCAGTGAGCTGCACGAGTCCGTTGAAGGTTCACGTTTGCGCAGCGAGACGCCAAAACGGGAGCTGGCCTCCTCGACGCTGGGCGCCGTATTGCTGAcatcgttgctgctgctgtgctgaGCATGCAGATGCTGTTGTATGGCCTGGACGGCACTTTCCGGCgctggcggtggtggtggcggcggcAATGCTTCAAACTCCTCCAGCGGTGGCGGCGGGAACTCCAGATTGGCCAATGCCGGCTGGGTAATactgccaccaccaccaccaccacgtTTGGGCGAACTGCTGCTGCCGGCGGCTCGGAACGAGGAGAATGTCATCATTGTGCCCTCCGTGGTGGTGCGATGTCGCTGCAGTTTATTGAGACTGGCGGCTGCATTGTTCTGCATCGTCACGCCGCCGGAAGAGTTGCTGCGTATCAtctgctgtggctgctgcacCTTTGAGGCTGCCGTCGACAGTGCGGTTGGCACCGCCGGTGGGGCACGTgctgggggcgtggcatgtcCATTGGCTGCCTcaccgctgctgctgctgctgtcctcCAAGCTGTCCAGGAAGGCACCGATGCGTGCCACCTTTGGCAATGTTCCATAGCGATTGACCACACGCTTCACATTCATAACCTCCAAGGCGCCCACAGTGATGGGATGAGCCGGCAGTACAGGTGTTCCTCCATTGGTGTTCACATTCCCATTGCCAGGTTGCTCCCTGGCTGGATGTTGCTGCGAACGTTTGCTCTGACGCGTCTCCAGTCCCCGATTGCCCATCACAGGACGCTTGAAGGAGCTGTGCTGCTGCGAGGAACGCGGTCCAATGCCCACCGACATCCCTGGGACGCCGCCATGCAGCGAATGCTGCATCTTGTTTGGCGGTGTAGCCGTTAGGCTCTGCTCCAGACTGTCGCCAGTGGCATCCGTATCGGGATCTGCAGCCGGATCCGTTTCCGAGTCATAACGCTGCGTCAAATTGTTTATATCCCTGGTAAGACCTGAAAGCAGGGAAGGATTCAGTTAAGTGCCAGTGCCGTTTGGTGCAATTGCATGCTCGTGCTGGGGACTGAGGGTTATTTTATCTTTTGGATTAGCGGGAGCTGAGAGTCGTGGTCGTGGCGACAAACCCATTTTGCTCAATATTTGTCAACACCaaacaaaagttaaaagcactacaaaagaaaaccaaaaacaaacataaagcaaatttaacataaacttcataaattaatagctaagaaaaacaaattttaaaactaaatcatACACCAAAAAAGCTACATATAGAAGGAAAATtcagaaatataaatacattttcggGGCATTTACGGTGGAATTTAAGTTTGTCAGGCTATTTGggatattatacattttagtaCATGTTTAAGTACTTCTTAAACGTTctattaattgttgttaaattaagcttttgcagtaaaaattatttaaaaattaattaaggcttaattaacataaatctAAATGTTAATACACCTTtacattaaatgtatttaacatAATATCCAAAATGTTAAAGTAAAAGCAGgttattaacatttatatttgccagaatttgaaattaagagaaaattttgttcattttataaGCTGAACTGGCAacattataatacaaattattatattttcttttaattttaacttcaTAGTTTGGAttgcttaaaatcaaaatgttttttttcgactgctatcagttttaaattaatgtatagATTCCACTCGAGTATGCCCCgaatataaaatagaaagaatCATAATATCGTAACAGAAACACATAAAAAGCGATGGATATTCAGGCTTTAAATCTATtagcaaaacaattaaattagtgatgtaaaaatacatagaaaatgtaattttcatcACTAACTTAAATTGCGTTCTAAGTacgatttaaattttgaatataccAGTTACATAAATATACCAAGAgtcaaaataagaaaagtaaaaataagtaCAGGAAAAAAAGGGAAATTCCTTTTTCTTTGCTGTGTGCATCACAAACCAATTAAAACGaaacataaattgtaaataggAATTCTTACTCCATTGACAAATACCTCGAAATAGGATGTCGTAAAGGAAACTACTGCAGGAGGATGATTTCTTAATAGAAtacgtttgttgttgttgtttctgtggttgttgttgttgttgttgtactgattgtaataattgttgttgttgttgttgtgtacgTATTTTTGTCTGGGTTGGAATTTgggttttaaaatttctacaTAGGGTTTggctaaaaatgttgttggaGTTGGACTTGAAGTGGAAGTTGCTACTACTACCATTCGTATTGAGCTCATCGATAAAGTTGTGTGTTGCGTCCTCCTCGCGATATGTTGAGTCCCGGCTGCTGGAGAGCAGGCTACATAAAAGTATAAAGGGATATTAGTtaatagatttatatatattgttgggATACATAAGGGTGGTGAAAAttacaactaaataaatatttattgatagtTACAATGACAGCTCTAAATTAAGTGATAATGAGGTGGtggtaaaaaattaaaaatatactgcTAGTGAAAAtcgcatttaaaaatttagtagATGACAACaatctaaataaacaaataaaaaaaattatttaaaaaaaactattctGGTAAATATGGCATCTTCTATGTTGTATAATTGAATggatacatatttaaatgacTCTCATATTTATTGGGAGATTGAGAGGATTGGGTTTACCTGGTGCGCTTGGGTGGAGGTGGCGCCTGTTTGCCCTGTTTGTTGGTGGTGCGACGCATTTGCACATTGCCCTTGCCCTGGCTGGAGAAGGTGCTCAGCTTGGTTGAGCTGGAGCCGGTTTCTAGG
This genomic interval carries:
- the LOC117786247 gene encoding tyrosine-protein kinase Abl isoform X1: MGAQQGKERGSHSSGGGGGHGGTVSCIGVSSSSSPVASGSPHCISVGSSGGALSAGSTLRGSRMKSHQSAGHGSSGISIGSSGSSGLSSHRGGSNTSHKDNRCNPTVGLNIFTEHNGTKHSSFRGHPGKYHMNLEALLQSRPLPHIPAGSTAATLLADAAELQSQESNVGNVLASLGGHSSATSVFESAHRWTSKENLLAPGPEEDDPQLFVALYDFQAGGENQLSLKKGEQVRILSYNKSGEWCEAHSDSGNVGWVPSNYVTPLNSLEKHSWYHGPISRNAAEYLLSSGINGSFLVRESESSPGQRSISLRYEGRVYHYRISEDPDGKVFVTQEAKFNTLAELVHHHSVPHEGHGLITPLLYPAPKQNKPTVFPLSPEPDEWEICRTDIMMKHKLGGGQYGEVYEAVWKRYGNTVAVKTLKEDTMALKDFLEEAAIMKEMKHPNLVQLIGVCTREPPFYIITEFMSHGNLLDFLRSAGRETLDAVALLYMATQIASGMSYLESRNYIHRDLAARNCLVGDNKLVKVADFGLARLMRDDTYTAHAGAKFPIKWTAPEGLAYNKFSTKSDVWAFGVLLWEIATYGMSPYPGIDLTDVYHKLEKGYRMERPPGCPLEVYDLMRQCWQWDAADRPTFKSIHHALEHMFQESSITEAVEKQLNATASAGSTAAAAASGVAAVTATAPVTTASASSSASASLSLTPQMVKKGLPSVDPQQQQQQQQQQQLASTPMSETGSSSTKLSTFSSQGKGNVQMRRTTNKQGKQAPPPPKRTSLLSSSRDSTYREEDATHNFIDELNTNGSSSNFHFKSNSNNIFSQTLCRNFKTQIPTQTKIRTQQQQQQLLQSVQQQQQQPQKQQQQTYSIKKSSSCSSFLYDILFRGICQWSLTRDINNLTQRYDSETDPAADPDTDATGDSLEQSLTATPPNKMQHSLHGGVPGMSVGIGPRSSQQHSSFKRPVMGNRGLETRQSKRSQQHPAREQPGNGNVNTNGGTPVLPAHPITVGALEVMNVKRVVNRYGTLPKVARIGAFLDSLEDSSSSSGEAANGHATPPARAPPAVPTALSTAASKVQQPQQMIRSNSSGGVTMQNNAAASLNKLQRHRTTTEGTMMTFSSFRAAGSSSSPKRGGGGGGSITQPALANLEFPPPPLEEFEALPPPPPPPAPESAVQAIQQHLHAQHSSSNDVSNTAPSVEEASSRFGVSLRKREPSTDSCSSLGTPPEAAPAPLPEKSLNLKEKLITEIKSASKQTESSNSGYANGSAPAGAAPPAVVDPVSQLVTELAESMNLPKQLATKLTNGNSNINSNSNTNTSNNNFKAQLKKVEPKKLNAPMPKAEQPSNIIDFKAHLRKVDKEQQAPQQQQQQQQQQQQPQSQSNPNPNANNCNKFSSATAAAAANQKTEIKIDVSNSNADAESTTTTNTMEMGTDAAGKRRSTGSINSLKKLWEQPPAGVTDYASTTIPQASVASSNGANGANVVVASQLSPKYGLKASLPMATTKLFGNKPPPAAPPPPPPISTTLSTSCPSAQPKPQQPQQQQQQPKQQQQQQQQQKLVAAATSKLATTAIKTSLSTQLFTDAEISSSPTTSNSNEEQQHPISEGAQTEIMTQSLYGNEQQQFHNSTHQQNQSNSNSKLSTSSIVTSNSQNKPAVPHKPTKLTIYATPIAKIAGVGVGGDNINSTQISRESILELVTLLEGSLKHPVNAISASQWLQLSDKLNILQNSCVVFAENESMPPHSKFHFRELVTRVETQSQNLRTAGSKNVQDNERLVGEVGQSLKQISNALHR
- the LOC117786247 gene encoding tyrosine-protein kinase Abl isoform X3, whose translation is MGAQQGKERGSHSSGGGGGHGGTVSCIGVSSSSSPVASGSPHCISVGSSGGALSAGSTLRGSRMKSHQSAGHGSSGISIGSSGSSGLSSHRGGSNTSHKDNRCNPTVGLNIFTEHNEALLQSRPLPHIPAGSTAATLLADAAELQSQESNVGNVLASLGGHSSATSVFESAHRWTSKENLLAPGPEEDDPQLFVALYDFQAGGENQLSLKKGEQVRILSYNKSGEWCEAHSDSGNVGWVPSNYVTPLNSLEKHSWYHGPISRNAAEYLLSSGINGSFLVRESESSPGQRSISLRYEGRVYHYRISEDPDGKVFVTQEAKFNTLAELVHHHSVPHEGHGLITPLLYPAPKQNKPTVFPLSPEPDEWEICRTDIMMKHKLGGGQYGEVYEAVWKRYGNTVAVKTLKEDTMALKDFLEEAAIMKEMKHPNLVQLIGVCTREPPFYIITEFMSHGNLLDFLRSAGRETLDAVALLYMATQIASGMSYLESRNYIHRDLAARNCLVGDNKLVKVADFGLARLMRDDTYTAHAGAKFPIKWTAPEGLAYNKFSTKSDVWAFGVLLWEIATYGMSPYPGIDLTDVYHKLEKGYRMERPPGCPLEVYDLMRQCWQWDAADRPTFKSIHHALEHMFQESSITEAVEKQLNATASAGSTAAAAASGVAAVTATAPVTTASASSSASASLSLTPQMVKKGLPSVDPQQQQQQQQQQQLASTPMSETGSSSTKLSTFSSQGKGNVQMRRTTNKQGKQAPPPPKRTSLLSSSRDSTYREEDATHNFIDELNTNGSSSNFHFKSNSNNIFSQTLCRNFKTQIPTQTKIRTQQQQQQLLQSVQQQQQQPQKQQQQTYSIKKSSSCSSFLYDILFRGICQWSLTRDINNLTQRYDSETDPAADPDTDATGDSLEQSLTATPPNKMQHSLHGGVPGMSVGIGPRSSQQHSSFKRPVMGNRGLETRQSKRSQQHPAREQPGNGNVNTNGGTPVLPAHPITVGALEVMNVKRVVNRYGTLPKVARIGAFLDSLEDSSSSSGEAANGHATPPARAPPAVPTALSTAASKVQQPQQMIRSNSSGGVTMQNNAAASLNKLQRHRTTTEGTMMTFSSFRAAGSSSSPKRGGGGGGSITQPALANLEFPPPPLEEFEALPPPPPPPAPESAVQAIQQHLHAQHSSSNDVSNTAPSVEEASSRFGVSLRKREPSTDSCSSLGTPPEAAPAPLPEKSLNLKEKLITEIKSASKQTESSNSGYANGSAPAGAAPPAVVDPVSQLVTELAESMNLPKQLATKLTNGNSNINSNSNTNTSNNNFKAQLKKVEPKKLNAPMPKAEQPSNIIDFKAHLRKVDKEQQAPQQQQQQQQQQQQPQSQSNPNPNANNCNKFSSATAAAAANQKTEIKIDVSNSNADAESTTTTNTMEMGTDAAGKRRSTGSINSLKKLWEQPPAGVTDYASTTIPQASVASSNGANGANVVVASQLSPKYGLKASLPMATTKLFGNKPPPAAPPPPPPISTTLSTSCPSAQPKPQQPQQQQQQPKQQQQQQQQQKLVAAATSKLATTAIKTSLSTQLFTDAEISSSPTTSNSNEEQQHPISEGAQTEIMTQSLYGNEQQQFHNSTHQQNQSNSNSKLSTSSIVTSNSQNKPAVPHKPTKLTIYATPIAKIAGVGVGGDNINSTQISRESILELVTLLEGSLKHPVNAISASQWLQLSDKLNILQNSCVVFAENESMPPHSKFHFRELVTRVETQSQNLRTAGSKNVQDNERLVGEVGQSLKQISNALHR